The following are encoded in a window of Rosa chinensis cultivar Old Blush chromosome 4, RchiOBHm-V2, whole genome shotgun sequence genomic DNA:
- the LOC112196133 gene encoding uncharacterized protein LOC112196133: protein MWLVYVCDEEEKELGRQQAPGSCPHCGGKVEAVDVESQWKFCFLPMCFKIKRKYFCSLCSRRLVLYY from the coding sequence ATGTGGTTGGTTTATGTGTGTGATGAGGAAGAGAAGGAATTGGGAAGGCAACAAGCTCCTGGGTCCTGTCCTCACTGTGGAGGCAAAGTAGAAGCTGTGGATGTTGAGTCTCAGTGGAAGTTTTGCTTTCTCCCCATGtgtttcaagatcaagaggaaGTACTTCTGTTCCCTCTGCTCCAGGCGCTTGGTGTTGTACTACTAG
- the LOC112197665 gene encoding protein TRANSPARENT TESTA 9, giving the protein MWFSFWRSRDRFSFDELRYLTDQLVKIQVVNDVNKDFVIEALRSIAELITYGDQHDTTFFEFFMEKQIMGEFVRILKISRNMTVSLQLLQTISIMIQNLKNEHAIYYMFSNEHMNYLITYSFDFKNEELLSYYISFLRAISGKLDRNTISLLVKTQEDEVVSFPLYVEAIRFAFHEESMVRTAVRALTLNVYHVGDDSVNRYVTSAPHSDYFSNLVKFFRKQCIDLNVLVSGTTTNLGADTTLSIPSAVDEIEDNLYYFSDIISAGIPDVGRLFTDNILQLLIFPLLLPSLTLKAVKGIQMGAVTSLYLICCILRIVKIKDLSNTIAAALFCPSEAFLSKSVAEPNGYMSGYDVARESQPPGSNNLTKAEVGNLSVDVANLSISPQIQPVDVSIATGNDSCDCHLPLREALLSYLTSGNDVQVSGSLSVLATLLQTKELDESMSDALGILPQRKQHKKLLLQALVGESSGEEQLFSSESGSLRNGIEFGSELDGCLQKLKEQYGVSCSFLEVRASPRVHRFQVLDALVSVFCHSNLSAETLWDGGWLLRQLLPYSEAEFNSHHRKLLKESYKNCASALIEETRGIWPDILVTVLCDEWKKCKRGIEASSPRKEPKDILFSSRKFSTEDGITSDSSFAAGERMCELVKVFVLLHQLQIFTLGRPLPEQPPIYPPADLFEDSRAKSAGIDASGPKLGNELRLVDAVPCRIAFERGKERHFFFLAISLGESGWVVLAEELPLKQHHGVVRVAAPLAGCNPKIDDKHSKWLHLRIRPYILPSMDPARSGAYGKVKTKALVDGRWTLAFRDEESCKSALAMISEELNLQSNEVGRRLKPLLDLETVVQSSNPSLGPPEASSSYSTPSNSF; this is encoded by the exons ATGTGGTTTTCGTTTTGGAGATCCAGGGATCGATTCTCCTTCGATGAGCTCAG GTATTTAACTGATCAGCTGGTGAAAATTCAAGTTGTGAATGATGTTAACAAG GATTTCGTTATTGAAGCTCTGAGATCAATTGCGGAGTTGATAACTTATGGCGACCAACATGACACAACTTTTTTTGA ATTTTTTATGGAGAAGCAAATCATGGGAGAGTTTGTACGTATATTGAAGATTAGCAGAAATATGACTGTTTCACTTCAGTTGCTGCAGACGATCAGCATTATGATACAGAACCTAAAAAATGAACATGCTATAT atTACATGTTCAGTAATGAACATATGAACTACTTAATAACTTACTCATTTGATTTTAAGAATGAAGAGCTACTTTCTTACTATATATCCTTCTTAAG AGCAATAAGTGGAAAGCTAGATAGAAATACAATTTCTCTGCTTGTAAAGACTCAAGAG GATGAAGTTGTTTCATTTCCGCTGTATGTTGAGGCAATACGATTTGCTTTTCATGAGGAGAGCATGGTCCGCACTGCTGTACGGGCTCTGACGCTTAATGTTTATCATG TTGGAGATGATTCTGTCAATAGATATGTCACCAGTGCCCCTCATTCAGATTATTTTTCAAACTTGGTTAAATTTTTCCGGAAGCAGTGCATCGATCTAAATGTATTGGTTTCTGGCACTACGAC AAACCTGGGTGCAGACACAACCTTGTCAATTCCTTCTGCTGTTGATGAGATTGAGGACAATCTCTACTATTTCAGTGATATTATTTCTGCAGGAATTCCTGATGTTGGGAGGTTATTCACAGACAACATATTGCAGCTTTTGATATTTCCATTGCTTCTACCTTCTCTAACACTAAAAGCTGTCAAG GGGATTCAAATGGGTGCTGTCACGTCTTTGTATTTGATTTGTTGCATCTTGCGCATAGTAAAAATCAAGGATCTGTCAAATACTATTGCTGCTGCCCTATTCTGTCCGTCAGAAGCTTTCTTatcaaagtctgttgctgaaCCCAATGGCTACATGTCTGGTTATGATGTTGCCCGTGAAAGCCAACCACCTGGCAGTAATAATCTAACTAAGGCAGAAGTGGGAAATTTAAGTGTTGATGTGGCAAACTTGTCAATCTCTCCCCAAATCCAGCCAGTTGATGTCAGTATTGCAACAGGAAATGATAGTTGTGATTGTCATTTGCCTTTGAG GGAGGCTTTGCTTTCTTACCTTACGAGTGGGAACGATGTACAAGTTTCGGGTTCATTGAGTGTGCTGGCTACGTTGTTGCAAACAAAAG AATTGGATGAATCAATGTCAGATGCTCTGGGAATACTTCCTCAACGCAAACAGCATAAGAAACTTCTGCTG CAAGCTTTGGTTGGTGAAAGCTCAGGTGAAGAGCAACTTTTTTCTTCAGAAAGTGGCTCCTTGAGAAACGGAATTGAATTTGGCAGTGAGCTTGATGGCTGTCTACAAAAGCTTAAG GAACAGTATGGAGTATCATGTTCTTTTCTGGAAGTGAGAGCTAGCCCTCGTGTACATAGATTTCAG GTGCTTGATGCATTGGTCAGTGTCTTCTGCCATTCAAATTTATCGGCGGAGACTTTATGGGATGGAGGTTGGCTTTTGCGTCAATTGCTTCCTTATAGTGAGGCAGAATTCAACAGCCATCATCGGAAGTTGCTGAAG GAATCGTACAAGAACTGTGCTAGTGCTCTTATTGAGGAGACTAGAGGAATATGGCCGGATATACTTGTAACAGTGCTCTGTGATGAATGGAAAAAGTGCAAGAGAG GAATAGAGGCATCATCCCCTCGCAAAGAGCCCAAGGACATTTTGTTTTCATCTCGAAAGTTCTCCACTGAAG ATGGTATCACAAGCGATTCATCGTTTGCTGCTGGTGAAAGGATGTGTGAGTTGGTGAAG GTGTTTGTACTTCTACATCAACTTCAAATTTTCACCCTTGGTAGACCTTTGCCTGAGCAACCTCCTATTTATCCTCCAGCTGACCTTTTTGAAGACTCTCGTGCAAAGAGTGCTGGCATAGATGCTTCAGGTCCCAAGCTTGGTAATGAGCTAAGACTTG TTGATGCCGTGCCTTGTAGAATTGCGTTTGAGAGGGGTAAAGAACGTCACTTTTTCTTTCTAGCAATCTCTTTGGGAGAATCAGGGTGGGTTGTTTTAGCTGAAGAATTACCCTTGAAACAGCATCATGGTGTCGTTCGTGTGGCTGCACCTTTGGCTGGTTGCAAT CCAAAAATTGATGATAAACATTCGAAATGGTTACACTTGCGGATCCGTCCATATATTCTACCCTCAATGGATCCTGCTAGATCTGGTGCATATGGGAAAGTGAAGACAAAAGCTTTGGTTGATGGGAGATGGACTCTTGCATTCAGGGATGAAGAATCTTGCAAATCTGCTTTGGCTATGATTTCGGAGGAGCTAAATCTACAAAGTAATGAGGTGGGCAGAAGACTAAAACCTTTACTTGACCTCGAAACCGTTGTACAATCTTCAAACCCTTCTCTAGGTCCTCCCGAGGCTTCCTCTTCTTATTCAACACCTTCCAATTCCTTCTAG